CTGGATTTTGGGAAAGGCATAAAAAGCACCACCCGGTTTCACACAGCTGATTCCAGGAATGTCATTGAGCATTTCATAGGAGATATCGCGTCTTCTCTGGGTTTTCTTGAGCACTGTTTCCAGATGTTTGTCATCACCTTTCAGAGCTGGAGCGATCATATGCTGTTGAGGATGAGGTGAACACAAACGAGCCCGAAGTAATTTGTTGATGGCCTCTCTGTATTCTGACATTACATTTACTGGATCATGAAAAATTGCCCAGCCAACTCTCCAACCCGGCATTATGTAATTTTTACTCAAGCCTCCAAAAGTTATCACAGGAACATCTTTCGACAATGAAGCGATGGAAATATGTTTATTATCATCAAAAAGTAGCTTATCATAGATCTCATCGGCAAAAACAACCAGATTATGTTTGCGGGCAAATTCCAGAATATTGAGAATACTTTCTTTGTTATAATTAGCACCTGTAGGATTATTAGGATTGATAACTACAATCGCCCGGGTTCTGTCATTGACCCGTTTTTCCAGTTCATCAAAATCTATTTGCCAGCCCTTTTCCTCATTCAGATAATAGGGATTCAATTCACCATGATAGGCCGGAATCTGACCGGAATAGAGAGGATAGCCTGGGGATGGTGTCATAATATTATCGCCGGGATCGATCAGAGCAGCAATGGCCAGGGTTATAGATTCAGAAGCACCACTCGAAATTACCACATCATCGGCAGTCACATTTTCGATACCTTTTCTTTCTACAGCATCTTTAGCTACTGCCTTTCGGGCTTCTTCGATTCCCATAGAATCACAATAGGTAGAAACATTCACTTCGCTCTCAGTGTCAGAGGCCAAAATTTTTTCGCTGACATTTTCCCGTAAATAGCGCGGCGTTTCAAAATCATAAACCGGCGGATCACCAATATTCAGATACAGAATTTTATGGCCTTTCTTCTCCAGTTTTTTGGCCTTGACCACAATATCACGAATTGCATAAGTTACCTGCTCGGTTC
This genomic stretch from Candidatus Cloacimonadota bacterium harbors:
- a CDS encoding aminotransferase class I/II-fold pyridoxal phosphate-dependent enzyme encodes the protein MSLKKIKPAKRTEQVTYAIRDIVVKAKKLEKKGHKILYLNIGDPPVYDFETPRYLRENVSEKILASDTESEVNVSTYCDSMGIEEARKAVAKDAVERKGIENVTADDVVISSGASESITLAIAALIDPGDNIMTPSPGYPLYSGQIPAYHGELNPYYLNEEKGWQIDFDELEKRVNDRTRAIVVINPNNPTGANYNKESILNILEFARKHNLVVFADEIYDKLLFDDNKHISIASLSKDVPVITFGGLSKNYIMPGWRVGWAIFHDPVNVMSEYREAINKLLRARLCSPHPQQHMIAPALKGDDKHLETVLKKTQRRRDISYEMLNDIPGISCVKPGGAFYAFPKIQLPPNVDDEEFVLELLEETGVLVVFGSGFGEKPGTNHFRVVFLPDEDTLKKAYKRLADFTKKFYKKHDFQPEPVLESEKL